The following are encoded together in the Acidobacteriota bacterium genome:
- a CDS encoding symmetrical bis(5'-nucleosyl)-tetraphosphatase: protein MATWAIGDVHGCFRTLDALIRHIDLDRSRDRLWMVGDLVNRGPCSLETLRWARTLDAEMGDRFQVVLGNHDLHLIARHLGVTSKKPRDTLKKVLKAADATELVDWLRRRPFVHIERVAGHDYVLVHAGLRPGWSREDVTNAARRLERKLRGPKARSLLCRRNDKSLAAFTRMRMLDGKSRPHDYSGPLEEAPPGLRPWFDLAPRSCPDHTAVVGHWAALGLRLRPDLIALDSGCVWGEGLTAIRLEDRRVMQKKVIDRLPETNRASHSL, encoded by the coding sequence ATGGCGACCTGGGCGATCGGCGACGTCCACGGCTGCTTCCGCACCCTTGACGCGCTGATCCGGCACATCGACCTCGACCGCAGTCGGGACCGTCTCTGGATGGTGGGCGACCTGGTAAACAGGGGACCGTGCTCACTCGAGACGCTGCGCTGGGCACGTACGCTGGACGCCGAGATGGGCGATCGGTTCCAGGTCGTCCTCGGCAACCACGACCTGCACCTGATCGCGCGGCACCTCGGGGTCACCAGCAAGAAACCGCGAGACACCCTGAAGAAGGTCCTCAAGGCGGCGGACGCAACCGAGCTGGTCGACTGGCTGCGCAGGCGGCCCTTCGTTCACATCGAACGGGTCGCAGGACACGACTACGTCCTCGTCCACGCGGGCCTGCGGCCCGGCTGGTCCCGGGAGGACGTCACCAATGCGGCCAGGCGGCTCGAACGAAAGCTCCGCGGTCCGAAGGCGAGGAGCCTGTTGTGCCGCCGGAACGACAAGTCGCTGGCGGCGTTCACTCGCATGCGGATGCTCGACGGGAAGAGCCGGCCCCACGACTACAGCGGCCCTCTCGAGGAAGCGCCGCCAGGACTCCGACCCTGGTTCGACTTAGCGCCGCGCAGCTGCCCGGACCATACGGCGGTCGTCGGGCACTGGGCCGCCCTCGGACTCCGCCTGCGACCCGACTTGATCGCCCTCGACAGCGGCTGCGTCTGGGGTGAAGGGCTCACTGCAATCCGGCTCGAAGACCGGCGCGTCATGCAGAAGAAGGTGATCGATCGATTGCCGGAAACCAACCGGGCCTCCCATTCGTTGTAA
- a CDS encoding aminotransferase class III-fold pyridoxal phosphate-dependent enzyme — translation MNDSVDGPRGRELWERTDTVIPRGGIYLTRSARFAGRDVLPGFIRSAKGCRIEDADGRSYLDFNCGNGPNILGYCHPEVDAAAAEQAGEMDLSAFFPEAMPIYAEQLLEAVAGFDWMIFTKNGSDSTNLALRTMRSSTHRPVVILFRDSYHGFGTEIALHPETPATGEQRHVARVPWNDAGALERAVEELGDRLAGIMISPLDQNPSQETREASPEIVAAIHAARERTGCRVALDDVRAGFRMHPKGSHLGMGLEPDLICLGKPLANGYSVSAVLGRNELREGAERIAFTATYMFSAVAFRAGMKTLEIYGRDNVFEHMVRMGTRLREGIVAAGRAHGHEDVVMSGPPTMPTFLFRGDVKAKRARIFGSQAARLGAIFHPRLNWFLSLAHQPDDIEEAIDIASRAFALTPLTPP, via the coding sequence ATGAACGACTCCGTCGACGGTCCGCGGGGCCGGGAACTCTGGGAGAGAACGGACACAGTCATCCCGCGCGGCGGCATCTACCTGACCCGGTCCGCGCGCTTCGCCGGTCGGGACGTGCTACCGGGGTTCATCCGCTCGGCGAAGGGGTGCCGGATCGAGGACGCGGACGGCCGCTCCTACCTGGACTTCAACTGCGGGAACGGGCCGAACATCCTGGGCTACTGCCACCCCGAGGTCGACGCCGCGGCAGCCGAGCAGGCCGGCGAGATGGACCTCAGCGCCTTCTTCCCGGAGGCGATGCCGATCTACGCCGAGCAACTGCTCGAGGCGGTGGCGGGTTTCGACTGGATGATCTTCACCAAGAACGGATCGGACAGCACGAACCTCGCGCTACGCACCATGCGGTCCTCGACCCACCGGCCGGTCGTCATCCTGTTCCGGGACTCCTACCACGGCTTCGGGACCGAGATCGCGCTCCACCCGGAAACCCCGGCCACCGGCGAGCAGCGGCACGTCGCGCGCGTCCCCTGGAACGACGCCGGGGCCCTGGAGCGCGCGGTGGAGGAACTCGGAGACCGCCTCGCCGGCATCATGATCAGCCCCCTCGACCAGAACCCGAGCCAGGAGACGCGGGAGGCGAGCCCGGAAATCGTCGCGGCGATTCACGCCGCGCGCGAACGGACCGGGTGCCGCGTGGCCCTGGACGACGTCCGCGCCGGTTTCCGGATGCACCCGAAGGGCTCCCACCTCGGCATGGGCCTCGAGCCTGATCTCATCTGCCTGGGCAAACCCCTGGCGAACGGCTACTCCGTCTCGGCCGTACTCGGCCGCAACGAACTGCGGGAGGGCGCGGAACGGATCGCCTTCACCGCGACCTACATGTTCTCCGCGGTCGCCTTCCGCGCCGGCATGAAGACGCTCGAGATCTACGGGCGGGACAACGTCTTCGAGCACATGGTGCGAATGGGCACGCGGCTCAGGGAGGGCATCGTCGCCGCCGGACGGGCGCATGGCCACGAGGACGTCGTCATGTCCGGGCCACCGACCATGCCCACCTTTCTCTTTCGCGGCGACGTGAAGGCCAAGCGCGCCCGCATCTTCGGCAGCCAAGCGGCCCGGCTCGGCGCCATCTTCCACCCCCGGCTCAACTGGTTCCTGTCGCTGGCGCACCAGCCGGACGACATCGAGGAGGCCATCGACATCGCCAGCCGCGCCTTCGCCCTGACCCCGCTGACGCCGCCGTAG
- a CDS encoding sodium/proline symporter, giving the protein MTASALVLVPLGLYMLVLIGLGLWGRREGGSLEGYYVAGKKLPSWVIAFSSNATGESGWLLLGLTGMGYAVGFHALWVVFGEVMGVAIAWTLVSRPFKEYTDRYRAITVPDYLEERFRDRRQLLRKLSIAIILSMVAVYCCAQLVATGKAFSSFLGFSYVHGVFLGAGVTIVYTAVGGFKAVAYSDLVQGLLMVGGLAMLPIVGVAAAGGWHEVIGALQAADPNLLRAMGSHGATWAGVLSAASFAGIGLAFLGVPQLLTRFMSAASGRELVRGGRVAVVCMVLFDVGAVFTGIAGRALFPLLDDPETVMPTMSAELFPALFTGIFLVIVLGAIMSTVDSLLILASSSVVRDFGQKILGAARGGGRLSRYGKFVTALVGLVAIPFALSEPPLLFWFMLFAWSGLGGAFVPVILCSLFWKRTTLPGALAGMAAGFAVTVIWVVLFKASYYDLYELIPGLIAGTAATVVVSLWTSPPEGAAAEFEDVHAVVRGS; this is encoded by the coding sequence GTGACGGCAAGCGCGCTGGTCCTCGTCCCCCTGGGCCTCTACATGCTGGTCCTGATCGGGCTCGGCCTGTGGGGCCGGCGCGAAGGAGGGAGCCTGGAGGGCTACTACGTGGCCGGCAAGAAGCTGCCCTCCTGGGTCATTGCCTTCAGTTCGAACGCCACCGGCGAGAGCGGCTGGCTGCTGCTCGGTCTGACCGGCATGGGCTACGCGGTGGGCTTCCACGCGCTCTGGGTCGTGTTCGGCGAGGTGATGGGCGTTGCGATCGCCTGGACCCTCGTTTCGCGGCCGTTCAAGGAGTACACCGACCGCTACCGGGCGATTACCGTTCCCGACTACCTGGAGGAGCGGTTCCGGGACCGCCGGCAACTGCTGCGGAAGCTGAGCATCGCGATCATCCTGTCGATGGTCGCGGTCTACTGTTGCGCGCAACTTGTCGCGACGGGCAAGGCCTTCTCGTCCTTCCTGGGCTTCAGCTACGTCCACGGCGTTTTTCTGGGCGCGGGCGTGACGATCGTCTACACGGCGGTCGGCGGCTTCAAGGCGGTGGCCTACTCGGACCTGGTGCAGGGCCTGCTCATGGTGGGCGGGCTCGCCATGCTCCCGATCGTTGGCGTCGCGGCCGCGGGCGGTTGGCACGAAGTGATCGGCGCGCTCCAGGCGGCCGATCCCAACCTGTTACGTGCGATGGGCAGCCACGGCGCGACCTGGGCCGGCGTGCTTTCGGCTGCGAGCTTCGCCGGCATCGGCCTCGCCTTTCTTGGCGTGCCGCAGCTTCTGACCCGGTTCATGTCGGCGGCTTCCGGCCGCGAACTGGTCCGCGGCGGCCGGGTCGCGGTCGTGTGCATGGTCCTGTTCGACGTCGGTGCCGTGTTCACCGGGATCGCCGGACGGGCCCTGTTCCCGTTGCTGGACGATCCGGAGACCGTGATGCCGACGATGAGTGCGGAACTGTTCCCGGCCCTCTTCACCGGCATCTTCCTGGTCATCGTTCTGGGCGCGATCATGTCGACGGTCGATTCCCTGTTGATCCTCGCCTCGTCTTCGGTGGTGCGGGATTTCGGACAGAAGATCCTCGGTGCGGCGCGTGGCGGGGGGCGCCTGTCGCGCTACGGGAAGTTCGTCACCGCGCTCGTGGGCCTGGTGGCCATCCCCTTCGCCCTGTCCGAACCGCCGCTGCTGTTCTGGTTCATGCTCTTCGCCTGGTCAGGGCTGGGCGGCGCCTTCGTTCCGGTCATTCTCTGCTCCCTCTTCTGGAAACGGACGACGTTGCCGGGTGCGCTGGCCGGGATGGCGGCGGGATTCGCGGTGACGGTGATCTGGGTCGTACTGTTCAAGGCGTCCTACTACGACCTGTACGAGCTGATCCCGGGGCTCATCGCCGGGACGGCGGCGACGGTGGTCGTCAGTCTGTGGACGAGTCCGCCCGAAGGCGCGGCGGCGGAGTTCGAGGACGTTCACGCGGTGGTCAGAGGTTCGTAG
- a CDS encoding arylsulfatase → MKPPNIVFMLTDNVGYGDLGCYGGGITRGAPTPRLDALAAEGLRLTNFNVEAECTPTRSALLTGRMPIRTGCHRVIPPGIKQGLAPWEYTLAELLRDAGYRCAIFGKWHLGNVQTRMPTRFGFEEWWGVRDSTAPAIYGDLIGFDPDEMDNPMLWEGRLGEPCVPVQPYNLESRPFVDSIITEKSVAYIREHARGDKPFFLYIPYSLVHHPAMPHPDFKGRTRGGDFADCMVECDHRSGQILDAIEEAGIARDTLVVWASDNGPVLIPSLGPQADSGPWRGCLGTAYEGQLRTPCILRWPGRVPAGAVSDQIVSVLDFYRTLAHLADAGNLVPDDRVLDSVDQSGVFLGNTDKGPREHLLCFIKDELAAIKWRQFKMHFVEFQPEAGRRTRISLNNPQLFNVEQDPKEEWDIMEPNTWIAEPINGLMRDYHVSVAKCPHVPPRGAGPGVKGDIHAEEAETSRATAAGTEGA, encoded by the coding sequence ATGAAACCACCCAACATCGTCTTCATGCTGACCGACAACGTCGGTTACGGCGACCTGGGCTGCTACGGCGGCGGCATCACGCGGGGCGCCCCGACTCCCCGCCTCGACGCACTGGCCGCCGAAGGCCTGAGACTGACGAACTTCAACGTGGAAGCCGAGTGCACGCCGACCCGATCCGCCCTGCTCACCGGTCGAATGCCCATCCGCACCGGCTGCCACCGGGTGATTCCACCCGGCATCAAGCAGGGGCTGGCGCCCTGGGAGTACACCCTGGCCGAGCTGCTCCGGGATGCCGGCTATCGCTGCGCCATCTTCGGCAAGTGGCATCTGGGTAACGTCCAGACGCGCATGCCCACCCGCTTCGGCTTCGAGGAGTGGTGGGGCGTACGCGACAGCACCGCGCCCGCCATCTACGGCGACCTGATCGGCTTCGATCCGGACGAGATGGACAATCCCATGCTGTGGGAGGGCCGCCTCGGCGAACCGTGTGTGCCGGTGCAGCCCTACAACCTGGAAAGCCGCCCGTTCGTCGACTCGATCATCACCGAGAAGTCCGTGGCCTACATCCGCGAACACGCGCGCGGCGACAAGCCCTTCTTCCTCTACATTCCCTACTCACTCGTGCACCATCCGGCCATGCCACACCCCGACTTCAAGGGCCGGACCCGCGGCGGCGACTTCGCCGACTGCATGGTCGAGTGCGACCATCGCTCGGGCCAGATCCTCGACGCCATCGAGGAGGCCGGCATAGCGCGGGACACGCTCGTCGTGTGGGCCAGCGACAACGGACCTGTATTGATCCCCAGTCTCGGCCCCCAGGCGGACTCGGGTCCCTGGCGCGGCTGCCTGGGCACCGCCTACGAAGGCCAGTTGCGCACGCCCTGCATCCTGCGCTGGCCCGGCCGCGTGCCGGCGGGCGCCGTCAGCGACCAGATCGTGAGCGTCTTGGACTTCTACCGCACCCTCGCCCACCTGGCGGATGCCGGGAACCTGGTGCCGGACGACCGGGTCCTGGACAGCGTGGACCAGTCGGGGGTCTTCCTGGGGAACACCGACAAAGGGCCGCGTGAGCACCTTCTGTGCTTCATCAAGGACGAACTCGCGGCCATCAAGTGGCGGCAGTTCAAGATGCACTTCGTGGAGTTCCAGCCGGAAGCGGGACGGCGCACGCGCATCTCCCTGAACAACCCCCAGTTGTTCAATGTCGAGCAGGACCCGAAGGAAGAGTGGGACATCATGGAACCCAACACCTGGATTGCGGAGCCGATCAACGGGCTCATGCGCGACTACCACGTCTCCGTCGCCAAGTGCCCTCACGTCCCGCCGCGAGGAGCCGGCCCCGGCGTCAAGGGGGACATCCACGCCGAAGAAGCTGAGACTTCGCGCGCCACCGCGGCCGGAACGGAAGGAGCCTGA
- a CDS encoding M20/M25/M40 family metallo-hydrolase: protein MPRPQSVTAALVAVALAVSAAPVQASDGELDENTFLERTRRLIYEGRRSGEGYFSADGGLLVFQSERRPENPFYQIYLLDLATGDTREVSTGIGKTTCAFIRPDGSEILYGSTHHDPRSAEFQQQELDFRASGQERRYAWDYDPEMEIYTVPMAGGEPRRLTNVRGYDAEGAYSPDGEWIVFASTRDAFNRELSEREANLLEVDPAYFGEIYVMRADGSEQTRLTNVPGYDGGPFFFADGSRIVWRRFGEDGLIADVWSMKPDGSDQRQLTDFGAMSWAPYQHPSGQYILFASNKLGFENFEVFIVDTEGTKEPVRITYTDRFDGLPVPSPDGRQLVWTSSRHGGDGGQLYIADWNHEAALDALAAAPARVAGGRPDAPPDPREALESHVTTLASPEFGGRLTGTEGEQRAAAYLVEQLGALGAEPLPGEDDLLLDFEFTSGARDTGSTIRIETESGTAAFSDQTQIQALGFSDSTEVEGEAVFAGYGIRVPDSQDFGYDSYATLDVSGKIAVVLRYVPEDVEGEARAILNRYSGLRYKALTAREAGAVGLLVLTGPRSPNAGETIPMAFDTAAAGSGVAAASVDGEVARALFAGTGRDLEEIQKSFDDGNPHTAGFAIPDTRVTLTTAIERERGTARNVVAVLAGGKAESLDKPWVVVGAHYDHLGRGRGGNSLARADEKGAIHLGADDNASGIAAVLDAARQLREMGHDRNVALAFWSGEELGLLGSAAFVEDAVIPADRIAAYVNLDMVGRVRDNRLTVQAVGSSPDWTGLVEASNVPVGFDLGVQTDPYLPTDTLSFNNAGVPTVNLFSGSHEDYHRPTDTPDRINYDGLERVARFAALLTRRAANQDEPLEFVKVERSLQQGGSRDTVRAYTGTIPDYASEVEGLLLGGVMEGGPAAEAGLEGGDVIVEFAGQKIANIYDYTYALDAVKIDEPIEVVYMRDGERHTTTLTPRARR from the coding sequence GTGCCGAGACCTCAGTCCGTAACCGCCGCACTGGTAGCGGTGGCTCTCGCCGTCAGCGCCGCCCCGGTCCAAGCCTCGGACGGCGAACTCGACGAAAACACGTTCCTGGAACGCACCCGGCGTCTGATCTACGAGGGCAGGCGCTCCGGAGAAGGCTACTTCTCCGCCGACGGCGGGCTCCTCGTCTTCCAGAGCGAGCGGCGGCCCGAGAATCCGTTCTACCAGATCTACCTGCTCGATCTGGCCACCGGTGACACCCGCGAGGTGTCGACCGGAATCGGCAAGACGACCTGCGCTTTCATTCGCCCGGACGGTTCGGAGATCCTGTACGGGTCGACCCACCACGACCCGCGCTCGGCCGAGTTTCAGCAACAGGAGCTCGACTTCCGCGCCTCGGGCCAGGAACGGCGCTACGCCTGGGACTACGACCCGGAGATGGAGATCTACACGGTGCCCATGGCCGGAGGCGAGCCGCGCCGGCTGACGAACGTCCGCGGCTACGACGCGGAAGGCGCCTACTCCCCGGACGGCGAGTGGATCGTCTTCGCCTCCACCCGCGACGCCTTCAACCGGGAACTCTCGGAGCGCGAGGCGAACCTGCTGGAAGTCGATCCCGCCTACTTCGGCGAGATCTACGTCATGCGCGCCGACGGCAGCGAACAGACCCGGCTGACGAACGTTCCCGGCTACGACGGAGGCCCCTTCTTCTTCGCCGACGGTTCCCGCATCGTCTGGCGACGCTTCGGCGAGGACGGCCTGATCGCCGACGTCTGGTCGATGAAGCCCGACGGCTCGGATCAGCGGCAGCTGACCGACTTCGGCGCGATGAGCTGGGCGCCGTACCAGCACCCCTCAGGGCAGTACATCCTCTTCGCCTCGAACAAGCTCGGCTTCGAGAACTTCGAGGTCTTCATCGTCGACACCGAGGGGACGAAGGAACCCGTCCGGATCACCTACACGGACCGCTTCGACGGTCTGCCCGTGCCGTCGCCGGACGGCCGACAACTCGTCTGGACTTCGAGCCGCCACGGCGGCGACGGCGGCCAGCTCTACATCGCCGACTGGAACCACGAGGCGGCACTCGACGCGCTGGCGGCCGCTCCTGCCCGCGTCGCGGGCGGCCGACCGGACGCGCCGCCTGATCCCCGGGAAGCGCTCGAGAGCCACGTCACCACCCTTGCCTCGCCCGAGTTCGGCGGCCGGCTGACGGGCACGGAGGGCGAGCAGCGAGCCGCCGCCTACCTCGTCGAGCAGCTTGGGGCGCTCGGCGCCGAGCCGCTCCCCGGCGAGGACGACCTGCTGCTCGACTTCGAGTTCACCTCCGGCGCCCGCGACACGGGCTCGACGATCCGGATCGAGACCGAGAGCGGCACCGCCGCATTCAGCGACCAGACGCAGATCCAGGCGCTCGGCTTCTCCGACTCGACGGAGGTCGAAGGAGAGGCGGTGTTCGCCGGCTACGGCATCAGGGTGCCGGACTCCCAGGACTTCGGCTACGACAGCTACGCGACGCTCGACGTCAGCGGCAAGATCGCCGTCGTTCTGCGCTACGTCCCCGAGGATGTCGAGGGCGAGGCACGGGCGATCCTCAACCGTTACTCGGGACTCCGTTACAAGGCACTGACCGCGCGCGAGGCGGGCGCCGTGGGGCTCCTCGTCCTGACCGGACCGCGCTCACCGAACGCCGGCGAGACGATCCCGATGGCATTCGACACCGCGGCGGCCGGCTCCGGCGTCGCCGCCGCCAGTGTGGACGGCGAGGTCGCGAGAGCGCTGTTCGCCGGCACCGGCCGTGATCTCGAGGAGATCCAGAAGAGCTTCGACGACGGCAACCCGCACACCGCGGGCTTCGCCATCCCCGACACGCGAGTCACCCTGACAACGGCGATCGAGCGGGAGCGCGGCACGGCGCGGAACGTGGTCGCCGTCCTCGCCGGCGGCAAGGCTGAGAGCCTCGACAAGCCGTGGGTCGTCGTCGGCGCCCACTACGACCACCTCGGCCGGGGTCGCGGCGGCAACTCGCTGGCGCGGGCGGACGAGAAGGGCGCCATTCACCTCGGCGCTGACGACAACGCCTCGGGCATCGCCGCGGTGCTCGACGCCGCGAGGCAGTTGCGCGAGATGGGCCACGACCGGAACGTCGCGCTCGCCTTCTGGTCCGGCGAGGAACTCGGGCTCCTGGGCTCCGCGGCCTTCGTCGAAGACGCCGTCATTCCGGCCGACCGGATCGCGGCCTACGTGAACCTGGACATGGTCGGTCGCGTCCGCGACAATCGCCTGACCGTCCAGGCCGTGGGTTCAAGTCCCGACTGGACGGGGCTGGTCGAAGCCTCCAACGTCCCGGTCGGTTTCGATCTCGGCGTGCAGACCGATCCGTACCTGCCGACCGACACCTTGAGCTTCAACAATGCCGGCGTTCCGACGGTCAACCTGTTCAGCGGCTCCCACGAGGACTATCACCGGCCGACCGACACGCCGGATCGCATCAACTACGACGGCCTGGAGCGCGTGGCCCGCTTCGCCGCCCTGCTGACACGCCGGGCCGCGAACCAGGACGAGCCGCTCGAGTTCGTCAAGGTCGAGCGGAGCCTCCAGCAGGGCGGCAGCCGCGACACCGTACGCGCCTACACCGGCACGATCCCGGACTACGCCAGCGAAGTGGAAGGCCTGCTGCTGGGCGGGGTGATGGAAGGCGGACCGGCGGCCGAGGCGGGGCTTGAGGGCGGCGACGTGATCGTCGAGTTCGCCGGCCAGAAGATCGCCAACATCTACGACTACACGTACGCCCTCGACGCCGTGAAGATCGACGAGCCGATCGAGGTCGTCTACATGCGCGACGGCGAAAGGCATACGACGACCCTGACGCCCCGGGCGAGGCGCTGA
- a CDS encoding serine hydrolase: protein MNLDQRNRVPMLSAAAFLLGGCLAGALAAAPPATAADQTAPAPLPIAEPESAGMSSERLERLTETMAGYIDRKQIAGAVTLVARRGKVVHFEAQGERWPEQSAPMTRDTIFRIASMTKPIASVALMTLYEEGRFQLRDPIAKYLPEFAEMQVATVPDADEYLGAPYKLVPAARPITVQHILTHTAGFANNYRGLLNADYTKLRTNRDPEWTVGDFVTALAELPLEFHPGDAWQYGPSVDVVGRMVEVLSGQALDEYLRERIFEPLGMVDTYFYLPESKVGRFAALYRPGEDGRIVLTEAPNVNARHVREPHKYFSGSGGLVSTAADYYRFHQMMLNGGELGGHRILGRKTVELMTSNHTGDHGLWLRGPGYGFGLGYSVVMDKGASAMPASVGSYSWGGAYCTVFWVDPVEELIGILMTQVRPYTHLNIRQDLQSLTYQAIVD, encoded by the coding sequence ATGAACCTCGACCAACGCAACCGTGTCCCGATGCTGTCCGCCGCCGCGTTCCTCCTCGGAGGCTGCCTCGCCGGCGCCCTGGCGGCCGCTCCGCCAGCTACAGCCGCCGACCAGACGGCGCCTGCTCCGCTACCGATCGCCGAGCCCGAGAGCGCCGGCATGTCGAGCGAGCGCCTGGAGCGTCTGACCGAAACGATGGCCGGCTACATCGACCGCAAGCAGATCGCCGGCGCCGTCACCCTGGTCGCCCGCCGCGGCAAGGTCGTCCACTTCGAAGCCCAGGGCGAACGCTGGCCCGAGCAGAGCGCCCCGATGACCCGGGACACGATCTTCCGGATCGCGTCGATGACCAAGCCGATCGCTTCCGTGGCGCTGATGACCCTGTACGAAGAGGGCCGGTTCCAGCTTCGCGATCCGATCGCGAAGTACCTGCCCGAGTTCGCCGAGATGCAGGTCGCGACGGTGCCGGACGCCGACGAGTACCTGGGTGCGCCGTACAAACTGGTCCCGGCCGCGCGGCCGATCACGGTGCAACACATCCTGACCCATACCGCCGGTTTCGCGAACAACTATCGCGGGTTGCTCAACGCGGACTACACGAAGCTGCGGACGAATCGTGACCCCGAGTGGACCGTCGGCGACTTCGTAACGGCCCTCGCCGAACTGCCGCTGGAGTTCCACCCCGGCGACGCCTGGCAGTATGGCCCCTCCGTCGATGTCGTCGGGCGGATGGTCGAGGTGCTGTCCGGCCAGGCTCTCGACGAGTACCTGAGGGAGCGCATCTTCGAGCCCCTGGGCATGGTCGACACGTACTTCTACCTTCCCGAGTCGAAGGTCGGCCGCTTCGCCGCGCTCTACCGGCCCGGCGAGGACGGCAGGATCGTCCTCACCGAGGCGCCGAACGTGAACGCCCGGCACGTCCGCGAGCCGCACAAGTACTTCAGCGGTTCCGGCGGCCTGGTCTCCACCGCCGCCGACTACTACCGCTTCCACCAGATGATGCTGAACGGCGGCGAGCTGGGCGGTCACCGCATCCTCGGCCGCAAGACGGTCGAACTGATGACGTCGAACCACACCGGTGACCACGGCCTCTGGCTGCGCGGACCGGGCTACGGTTTCGGCCTCGGCTACAGCGTGGTGATGGACAAGGGCGCCTCGGCGATGCCGGCCTCCGTCGGGTCGTACTCTTGGGGCGGCGCCTACTGCACCGTGTTCTGGGTCGATCCGGTAGAAGAGCTGATCGGCATCCTGATGACCCAAGTCCGGCCGTACACGCACCTGAACATCCGCCAGGATCTCCAGAGCCTGACGTACCAGGCCATCGTCGACTGA